A single Thermoleophilia bacterium DNA region contains:
- a CDS encoding SpoIIE family protein phosphatase — protein sequence MTREEVQRIAVPRLTFRLPPDPSRLLRARERLRDYMQQYCGDEEIVESAVLAVQEACTNAMCHSGSKEDIVVCLCADGGDLIVEVRDQGAGFDLEHFDLVAPPGLLETGGRGLYLMAHVMDVLTVSRDEGNLVRMVKHGAFGAVAAPPASVDLLRHDTSQALVASRAARAHVMLEEIDEAFIALDWEYRISHVNALTEHIVSNPRDVLRGRRLEEALPALPDEVRDACREAMEFGRSSVVEFLCGLDDRWTEARIYPTLAGISMYVRDIDQRRRGEIERHATEERLQQQTAALLERVRLDEVLLSVDQLIHSTLEIDEIIQRALDEALEALHAEAGTVEMREGDAWQMRYQRGVGPGEHGQRRSDWDMPVAARVAEAKAVVAYTDLLEEPETVAFASLHGVRSCLAVPLVTRELIVGSLAFWGRSPRLFSALETEFAQKLASSVSLALENSRLYEQEALAARLGEAPPQTFMGRLVYGSRFHPLWVLLVSVLFQALLLVPIGASDSVRSVYGLPGSLVALVAVVTGALAGPRIGALAAASGGGIFFVAVAEQGSRVSPMTTLLSAGVWVAAAFISGYLAESLRAQAERRRATGVALGKAAAVREAELAEQRRVEALAAELRVEREQLLTMIEQIETSVTILDRDFCYRVVNSAYARNAGRRPEELVGVNHFDLFPDHEAIFRKAVESGEEQGGRAMPLDFAHQPERGTTYWDWRLAPVKDTSGHVRTLVLSLVEVTDRVRSAKLGETMNAINAAFGSKLDARSIEANVLQLAGEALSADCGWVVARERGRWRPIRTWNLSSGFEAEDFAPDELPVAELALREGRAIFSSDYEHFDHANLPLARRLGMVAIVVIPITVDKGVAGCVHFMYRRRRSHSPAEMDFVREVGAATTQALNNARLLNDVRRVATTLQENLIHPLDEFPGLDLGRVSQTAYHPELVGGDFSHVFRIGEGRVGILIGDVEGKGIRAAGLTETVRSAVVAFSLVDPSPEYVLGKANQMLVEAAGTDQFVTACFLLVDLRSGETSYAIAGHPSPVLKRADGASALPGEHGLPLGIFPATYALGHLRLDYGDVLVLFTDGVTEARHAGQFFGESRVLTTIAEMGAVSAQEAAERLRAAASQFAQELRDDLQILTVRYLRR from the coding sequence TTGACACGAGAAGAGGTACAGCGCATCGCGGTCCCGCGTCTCACCTTCCGGCTGCCTCCCGATCCCTCGCGCCTTCTTCGTGCGCGAGAGCGTCTGCGCGATTACATGCAACAGTACTGCGGCGACGAGGAGATCGTCGAGAGCGCGGTGCTGGCCGTGCAAGAAGCATGCACGAATGCGATGTGTCACAGCGGCTCGAAGGAAGATATCGTCGTATGCCTGTGTGCCGACGGCGGCGACCTGATCGTCGAGGTGCGCGACCAAGGCGCGGGGTTCGACCTCGAGCACTTCGATCTCGTGGCTCCTCCGGGGCTGCTTGAGACCGGTGGCCGCGGCCTCTACCTCATGGCGCACGTGATGGATGTCCTCACCGTGAGTCGTGACGAGGGCAATCTGGTGCGAATGGTCAAGCACGGCGCGTTCGGCGCCGTCGCCGCGCCGCCGGCGTCGGTCGATCTCCTGCGCCACGACACCAGCCAAGCGCTCGTCGCGTCTCGCGCCGCGCGTGCTCACGTCATGCTGGAGGAGATCGACGAGGCGTTCATCGCGCTCGACTGGGAGTATCGCATCTCCCACGTCAACGCTCTGACCGAGCACATTGTGAGCAATCCGCGCGACGTGTTGCGCGGGCGGCGCCTCGAAGAGGCCCTTCCCGCGCTCCCGGACGAGGTGCGCGATGCGTGCCGCGAGGCGATGGAGTTCGGCAGGTCATCGGTCGTTGAGTTTCTCTGCGGTCTCGACGATCGCTGGACTGAGGCGCGCATCTACCCGACGTTGGCTGGTATCAGCATGTACGTGCGCGATATCGATCAGCGTCGCCGTGGCGAGATCGAGCGTCACGCCACCGAGGAGCGTCTCCAGCAGCAAACGGCTGCTCTACTAGAGCGCGTTCGTCTCGACGAGGTGCTGCTTTCCGTCGATCAGTTGATTCACTCCACACTGGAGATCGACGAGATCATTCAACGTGCCCTGGACGAAGCGCTTGAGGCGCTGCACGCCGAGGCCGGCACGGTCGAGATGCGTGAAGGTGATGCCTGGCAGATGCGCTACCAGCGCGGTGTCGGACCAGGCGAGCACGGTCAGCGACGCAGCGACTGGGATATGCCGGTGGCGGCGCGCGTGGCCGAGGCCAAGGCGGTGGTCGCGTACACGGACCTCCTCGAGGAGCCGGAGACGGTCGCGTTCGCCAGCCTGCACGGCGTGCGCAGTTGTCTGGCCGTGCCTCTGGTCACTCGCGAGCTCATCGTGGGCAGCCTGGCATTCTGGGGACGCTCGCCGCGCCTCTTCTCGGCGCTGGAGACCGAATTCGCGCAGAAGCTCGCCTCGTCAGTCTCGCTGGCGCTCGAGAACTCGCGCCTGTACGAGCAAGAGGCGCTGGCGGCTCGACTTGGCGAGGCGCCGCCGCAGACCTTCATGGGGCGCCTCGTCTACGGCTCGCGATTTCACCCGCTCTGGGTGCTCCTGGTCTCGGTGCTCTTTCAGGCGCTGCTGCTTGTGCCGATTGGCGCCAGCGATTCCGTACGCAGCGTCTACGGTCTTCCGGGTTCGCTGGTGGCGCTTGTGGCGGTGGTGACCGGCGCGCTCGCCGGGCCGCGAATCGGTGCGCTGGCGGCCGCCAGCGGCGGCGGCATCTTCTTCGTCGCGGTGGCGGAGCAGGGGTCGCGCGTGAGCCCGATGACGACGCTGCTCTCCGCCGGCGTGTGGGTGGCGGCCGCTTTCATCTCCGGCTACCTGGCGGAGTCGTTGCGGGCCCAAGCCGAACGGCGTCGAGCGACGGGTGTGGCGTTGGGCAAGGCGGCGGCCGTCCGTGAGGCCGAGCTCGCGGAGCAGCGCCGCGTCGAAGCGCTTGCGGCCGAGTTGCGCGTGGAGCGCGAGCAGTTGCTGACGATGATCGAGCAGATCGAGACCTCGGTTACGATCCTCGATCGCGACTTCTGCTACCGGGTGGTGAACTCCGCCTACGCGCGCAACGCCGGTCGTCGGCCGGAGGAACTTGTTGGGGTGAATCATTTCGATCTCTTCCCCGATCACGAGGCCATCTTCCGTAAGGCCGTCGAGAGCGGCGAGGAGCAGGGCGGACGCGCCATGCCGCTCGACTTCGCGCATCAACCCGAGCGCGGCACAACGTACTGGGACTGGCGACTGGCTCCTGTCAAGGACACAAGCGGCCACGTGCGCACGCTTGTGCTCTCTCTGGTGGAGGTGACGGACCGCGTGCGGTCCGCCAAACTCGGCGAGACGATGAACGCGATCAACGCTGCCTTTGGCTCGAAGCTCGACGCGCGGTCGATCGAAGCGAATGTGCTGCAGTTGGCGGGTGAGGCCTTGAGCGCCGACTGCGGCTGGGTGGTCGCCAGGGAGCGGGGACGTTGGCGCCCGATTCGAACGTGGAATCTGTCGAGCGGTTTCGAAGCGGAGGACTTCGCTCCGGACGAGCTTCCCGTGGCCGAGCTTGCGTTGCGCGAAGGGCGTGCGATCTTCTCGTCCGACTACGAGCATTTCGATCACGCCAATCTGCCGCTCGCCCGTCGCCTGGGCATGGTTGCCATCGTCGTCATACCGATCACCGTCGACAAAGGCGTCGCGGGCTGTGTGCACTTCATGTATCGCCGGCGGCGCAGCCACAGCCCGGCGGAGATGGACTTCGTCCGCGAAGTGGGAGCCGCGACGACGCAGGCGCTCAACAACGCACGCTTGCTCAACGACGTGCGTCGGGTGGCGACCACACTGCAGGAGAACCTCATCCATCCATTGGATGAGTTTCCCGGTCTCGACCTCGGTCGCGTCTCGCAAACGGCGTACCACCCCGAGCTTGTCGGCGGCGACTTCAGCCACGTGTTTCGGATCGGCGAGGGGCGTGTTGGGATCCTCATCGGCGACGTGGAGGGCAAAGGGATTCGCGCTGCCGGGCTCACCGAGACGGTGCGCAGCGCCGTCGTGGCGTTTTCGCTCGTCGATCCCTCGCCTGAGTACGTTCTGGGGAAGGCAAATCAGATGCTCGTCGAGGCCGCCGGCACCGATCAGTTCGTCACCGCCTGCTTCCTGCTTGTGGATCTACGCTCCGGCGAGACCAGCTATGCCATCGCCGGCCACCCTTCGCCGGTGCTCAAGCGTGCCGACGGCGCATCCGCCTTGCCGGGCGAACATGGCCTGCCGCTCGGCATCTTCCCGGCGACGTACGCGCTCGGGCACCTGCGGCTCGACTACGGCGACGTGCTCGTGCTCTTCACCGACGGCGTCACCGAGGCGCGGCACGCGGGGCAGTTCTTCGGCGAATCCCGCGTGCTTACGACGATCGCGGAGATGGGTGCCGTGAGCGCGCAGGAGGCCGCTGAACGTCTGCGGGCGGCGGCCTCCCAGTTCGCTCAAGAGCTTCGCGACGACCTGCAGATTCTCACTGTGAGGTATCTGCGGCGGTAG
- a CDS encoding GGDEF domain-containing protein, with protein MFARFVRDERPAALHWAGFTLTGGIAFVFIAQRTDPHTWWVYVGANVCFLVSLVVLRRGVQVFTRSHSRGQDREAALILAIAIVALVAASPSDEGEPWRAIVMYCISALILGRAASEGYGARVRLFGKRFTWALTVTTMLLVGLCVARAIQQALDWDGAYGLHAGGRDAVWLLLAYLVGSISLNFAFMALIISRLILSLRDQAGLDSLTGLANRRVLDAELEREWQRLQRGGRTFAILALDLDFLKRINDAYGHYGGDAALQTVGVRLRGVVRENDTVARTGGDEFIVLLPETGVSGALAVAQKFVVRMRGEPLELAGRSLPLTVSVGVSLARSDDDSVLDVMRRADGALYRAKIEGRDRVALDAPLSLVRGKDEMPLQAVSRPVSF; from the coding sequence ATGTTCGCACGCTTCGTGCGCGACGAGCGACCGGCTGCCTTACACTGGGCGGGATTCACGCTGACCGGCGGGATCGCCTTCGTCTTCATCGCGCAGCGCACCGACCCACACACCTGGTGGGTGTACGTCGGCGCCAATGTATGCTTTCTCGTGTCCCTGGTCGTCTTGCGTCGGGGCGTGCAGGTCTTCACCCGATCGCACTCTCGTGGTCAAGATCGCGAGGCGGCTCTCATCCTGGCGATCGCGATCGTCGCGCTGGTTGCCGCTAGCCCAAGCGACGAGGGGGAACCGTGGCGGGCGATCGTGATGTACTGCATCTCGGCGTTGATCCTGGGGCGCGCCGCGAGCGAGGGCTATGGTGCTCGAGTGCGGCTCTTCGGCAAACGCTTCACTTGGGCGCTCACGGTTACGACGATGCTGCTCGTCGGTCTGTGTGTTGCGCGCGCGATTCAACAGGCGCTTGACTGGGATGGCGCCTACGGACTGCATGCGGGCGGCCGTGACGCCGTGTGGTTGCTGCTTGCGTATCTTGTCGGATCAATCTCGTTGAACTTCGCCTTCATGGCGCTCATCATCTCCCGCTTAATCCTGAGCCTGCGCGACCAGGCGGGACTCGATTCGCTCACGGGACTGGCGAACCGACGCGTACTCGACGCAGAGCTTGAGCGCGAGTGGCAGCGTCTACAGCGCGGTGGGCGCACCTTCGCCATCCTGGCGCTCGACCTGGACTTCCTCAAGCGCATCAACGATGCCTATGGGCACTACGGTGGCGATGCGGCTTTGCAGACCGTCGGCGTTCGACTGCGCGGCGTTGTACGTGAGAACGACACGGTGGCGCGCACCGGCGGCGACGAGTTCATCGTCTTGCTGCCGGAGACCGGTGTGAGCGGGGCATTGGCCGTGGCGCAGAAGTTCGTCGTACGCATGCGTGGCGAGCCTTTGGAACTCGCCGGACGGAGTCTGCCGCTGACCGTGAGTGTGGGTGTGTCACTGGCGCGTTCCGACGACGACAGCGTCCTCGATGTCATGCGGCGAGCCGACGGGGCGCTCTACCGTGCCAAGATCGAGGGTCGCGATCGTGTGGCACTCGACGCGCCGCTCAGCCTTGTCCGCGGCAAGGACGAGATGCCGCTGCAGGCTGTTTCGCGACCCGTCAGCTTCTAG
- a CDS encoding S8 family serine peptidase — translation MLVFAVPAVGQRSTQPADAPQLSESASSSASRVQPAKPPRGLEADVYAVYRAYVAYGDKAALAQAHRQSSRTSASRLCVVVEASAAGEAAARDSLAALDARIDTSYGSLIRAFVPIANLKRLAGAPGVELVRLPMTPRSQAVSQGVVEIGASAWQAEGWTGSGVKVGIVDIGFDGYVDLLGTELPAAEGVVAWGGSGLPENGGDIHGAAVAEIVHDVAPGAKLYLARVEDEVDLGNAVDWLLAQGVDVISMSLSWPGAGIGDGGGEINDVVTAAVAGGVFWANAAGNQRLGHWMGDFDASTIKTADGYRYHEFEPGSDAIGNTFLCLAGDEIYGVLSWRDSWGGATQDYDLELRRWDAAGSAWETVTISANYQAGESADKPYEVIATRASKAGLYAFSIVRYAASKTAVSFDLTLFCHDLDDPSNLSPHWYSHARSLAIPADNAAAGFVAVGAVGRPSAYALEAYSSEGPTRDGRLAPEIAAPSSVLSTVYGVFAGTSASAPHVAGAAALVIESMSAVGPAQVESYLRTNAVDLGSAGDDTQYGSGRLLLPSPPVDTRQPWEVTLNLSATEVAAGETVTYTGTVESAAGVPGSGAVVIQKRRAGSETWGTWRKPSLGADGSYAISVAMTTADRQWVRVAAAQSGTPDHLDGGCAPGRSPPSRRRPPGDGDHRQ, via the coding sequence ATGTTGGTCTTCGCAGTGCCGGCGGTGGGCCAACGTTCTACTCAGCCCGCCGACGCACCGCAGTTGTCAGAGAGCGCCAGCTCCAGTGCGAGCCGTGTTCAGCCGGCGAAGCCGCCGAGGGGCCTTGAGGCAGACGTATACGCCGTGTACCGTGCCTACGTCGCGTACGGAGACAAAGCCGCCCTGGCTCAGGCGCATCGCCAATCGTCGCGCACGAGCGCTTCGCGGCTGTGCGTGGTCGTCGAAGCGTCCGCGGCCGGCGAGGCTGCGGCTCGTGACTCACTGGCGGCACTCGATGCGCGGATCGACACCTCTTACGGCTCTCTGATTCGCGCCTTCGTTCCCATTGCCAACCTGAAGAGGCTGGCCGGGGCTCCCGGTGTCGAGCTGGTGCGCCTGCCGATGACACCTCGTTCGCAGGCGGTGAGCCAGGGTGTGGTCGAGATCGGCGCCTCCGCGTGGCAGGCGGAGGGCTGGACCGGTAGTGGCGTCAAGGTGGGTATCGTCGATATCGGCTTCGACGGCTATGTGGACCTGCTCGGCACGGAATTGCCGGCAGCGGAAGGGGTGGTTGCCTGGGGAGGATCCGGTCTGCCGGAGAACGGTGGTGACATCCACGGAGCTGCTGTGGCGGAGATAGTCCATGACGTTGCTCCCGGCGCGAAGCTCTATCTGGCCAGAGTGGAGGACGAAGTCGACCTCGGCAACGCCGTGGACTGGCTGCTGGCCCAAGGCGTCGACGTGATCAGCATGTCGTTGAGCTGGCCCGGAGCCGGCATCGGCGACGGCGGCGGTGAGATCAACGATGTCGTCACCGCCGCCGTCGCCGGCGGCGTGTTCTGGGCGAACGCGGCGGGTAACCAACGGCTCGGCCACTGGATGGGGGACTTCGACGCGAGCACCATCAAGACCGCCGACGGCTATCGGTATCACGAGTTCGAGCCCGGTTCCGACGCGATCGGCAACACGTTTCTCTGCCTCGCCGGCGACGAGATCTACGGTGTCTTGAGCTGGCGCGACTCGTGGGGCGGTGCCACACAGGATTACGACCTCGAGCTCAGGCGCTGGGATGCCGCCGGCAGCGCCTGGGAAACCGTCACGATCAGCGCCAACTATCAGGCTGGCGAGTCGGCGGACAAGCCGTACGAGGTGATCGCGACGCGAGCGTCCAAGGCCGGGCTCTACGCCTTCAGTATTGTGCGCTACGCCGCTTCCAAGACCGCGGTCTCGTTCGACTTGACGCTCTTCTGCCACGATCTCGACGATCCCAGCAATCTCAGCCCCCACTGGTACAGTCACGCAAGGAGTCTCGCGATTCCCGCAGACAACGCGGCGGCGGGCTTCGTTGCGGTTGGGGCGGTCGGCCGACCGAGCGCCTACGCGCTGGAGGCGTACAGCTCCGAGGGGCCGACGCGTGACGGCCGGCTGGCACCCGAGATCGCGGCGCCTTCGAGCGTCCTCTCGACTGTCTACGGTGTCTTTGCCGGCACCTCGGCGTCCGCTCCGCATGTCGCGGGCGCTGCCGCCCTGGTGATCGAGTCGATGTCTGCTGTCGGGCCCGCACAAGTCGAGTCCTATTTGCGGACCAACGCTGTGGACCTCGGATCGGCCGGCGACGACACGCAGTACGGCTCGGGGCGTCTTCTTCTGCCCTCGCCGCCGGTCGACACGCGTCAGCCCTGGGAGGTCACCCTCAACCTCTCGGCCACGGAGGTGGCCGCCGGGGAGACGGTGACCTACACCGGCACGGTAGAGAGCGCCGCCGGCGTCCCGGGGAGCGGCGCGGTCGTGATCCAGAAGCGCCGCGCCGGCAGCGAGACCTGGGGCACCTGGCGCAAGCCGAGCCTCGGCGCCGACGGCAGCTACGCCATCAGCGTCGCCATGACGACCGCCGACCGCCAGTGGGTTCGCGTGGCGGCCGCGCAGTCCGGCACGCCCGATCACCTTGACGGTGGCTGCGCGCCTGGGAGGTCACCCCCCTCTCGCCGGAGGCCGCCGGGAGACGGTGACCACAGGCAGTAG
- a CDS encoding potassium channel family protein encodes MTRRSAEALATYERRTGLPLFVVSLLYLIVVLVEMLPGMGSESFLLLIDGLLWAVFAVDYLYRVLLLAPDPWAYARTPLCLLDLVVVLSFPLLLVLGSAFLGLARVARVVNQVIRFTRAGAQAGRAVGQARRSFSRRSLRWVLPLALVVVVVAAASTWRFEIGTEGASIHSLGDALWWAMATMTTVGYGDVVPQSTEGRIAGVVLMLVGITVFGWLTAALASLFVERDEAAVDEELHRKLDEVSARLARMEERLDAQRRDQGPDSLG; translated from the coding sequence ATGACGAGGAGATCCGCTGAGGCTCTTGCTACGTACGAACGGCGGACTGGCCTGCCGCTGTTCGTCGTCTCCTTGCTCTACCTGATCGTTGTTCTCGTCGAGATGCTGCCCGGCATGGGCAGTGAATCGTTCCTGCTCCTCATCGACGGGCTCCTGTGGGCGGTCTTCGCTGTTGACTACCTCTATCGCGTGCTGCTGCTTGCCCCCGACCCGTGGGCGTACGCGCGCACGCCGCTCTGTCTGCTCGACCTCGTCGTCGTGCTGAGCTTTCCTCTCCTGCTCGTGCTCGGCAGCGCCTTTCTCGGGCTTGCGCGTGTCGCGCGCGTGGTCAACCAAGTCATCCGCTTCACCCGCGCTGGGGCTCAGGCTGGCCGAGCAGTGGGACAGGCGCGGCGCTCCTTCTCGCGACGCAGTCTGCGTTGGGTGCTGCCGCTCGCGCTCGTCGTCGTTGTGGTCGCCGCCGCGTCCACCTGGCGCTTTGAGATCGGTACTGAGGGCGCGAGCATCCACAGTCTCGGCGATGCGCTCTGGTGGGCGATGGCGACGATGACGACGGTCGGCTACGGCGATGTTGTGCCGCAGTCGACGGAGGGGCGGATCGCCGGCGTCGTGCTCATGCTGGTCGGCATCACGGTCTTCGGCTGGCTCACCGCGGCGCTGGCGTCTCTCTTCGTCGAGCGCGATGAGGCCGCCGTGGACGAGGAGCTGCACCGTAAGCTCGACGAGGTCAGCGCGCGTCTGGCGCGCATGGAGGAGCGACTCGACGCGCAGCGGCGAGATCAGGGGCCGGATTCACTGGGGTGA